The nucleotide sequence GGTAACATGTAACAGGtaacaatattagctaaactccattttGTGATGGTCGACTGGTGTAAGTCCTAGAAGTATATGCAGCTCTCGTATAAAAGGCACACCCATCGTAACTTACACAACTTTCtggtggacttggaagttagagaACAGAGGTTGAGTGCAATTGGCTTTATATCCAGCAAACTCAGTCATGGTGATGGgtttaatgaacatttcactctggattCTTTGTTTAAcatgttagcctttattagttACGATGCTAgctacattttaatttagtgtcatgtcattTAATTGTCATGAGTGGAGACTCATGACAATTACCTggtccaggtgtgtccagccaataagaacatgccagagcagggtatgttggaaaacatgcaggaaggaggctctcgaggaccagggttgcctAGACcgacatagacagtggatgcaaaaacagaTTTCTCACACAAATTAAACCCCATACGGCCAAAcctcagccagactccgccttcagtgaCCCCAAGGTAAAttcagtttgagacccctggtgtatATAGAACATGAGTCTTAAAATGAGCAGGATCCTTTGCATTGTCTTCTGGCACCAATGCAGGTGACCCAACACACTTGTTGAGACTTTTCAAGCCTGTTTGACCCTCTAAcacaggggtattcaaatccaggcctcgagggccggtgtcctacatgttttccaaccaaccgtccattgaagctctttattggccaaacatacctgatccaggtaatcagcaggagataaggcaggatttctggaaaacctacagcagagaggcccaaatccaggcctcgagggccagcttcctgtaggttttccagaaatcctgccttatctgctgctaatttccaggatcaggtatgtttagccaataaggagtttcaatggaaggttggttggaaaacatgtaggacaccggccctcgaggcctggatttgaatacccctgatcTAACACCTGAGGCCTCACCGgggacgcttaaacacaaaatctttaacatactgtaacttttcagaaTCTGCTATAATTATCATGTtcacggttgaaaagttacagtaaaccaaagaacataaacactggagctctggtgttaaagggttaagaagtCTAGTTCCACAAGGTTCCCAGTGAGGtaacaaagacaaaagcaaTGGTAATATCTTTTGAATTCAAAAGGATTCATGAGTAGTATTATAAACAGTGTTTGTGCAACTGAGTATCAGAGTAACCGATGAAATAGTACAAAAGTAAATCATTCACTTCCGGTAAGTAGGCCAACATCATCCTCGTCATTTATGCTCAGATGTTTGCCTCAGGAAGATTCTCCGTTTGCCTTTCCAGCTGGTTTTCAGCAGGTGTAGTCAAGCCCAaatggattttttgtttgtatctaCACAATGTAAGCAGTGTTGATGTAGtacctttttgttttatattattaatcCAGCTTTAAAGCCCAATAATAGCATTAACTattaaagttgcattacctgcgataatgctagaaTGAATGCTTTTTGATGAAGGTGCTCGCTGAAtgtgctgaagatgctgaaaaactttatcttaatgctgaagggatttctggaaaattctaaagctgtttgcacaatgctaaagttgctaaagaacttaaagttgcagaaagagcataaagtgcacaaagaatttgaagaattttttgaaaaaaataaattgcaaaacatttaaaaatacttaaaagatATGGactcaaaattagcacaaaacctcagtagataccaaattagccagaaaagctagcatgttgctaaaatattagcttagatCAAAATTGCCCCCAAAATCTTAGTATATGCTAAACTATCCAAaaaagattagattagattaactcaaaattaccccccaaaaactttagtagatgccaaattagccacccccccctccaaaaaaacaaaaaaactagcatgttgctaaaatattagcttagctcagAATTGGCCCATAAAAACTTTAGtatatgctaaattagccaagaaatcTAGCACGTTACTAAAATACTATCCTAACTCCATACGAGCCCAAAAAACgtattagatgccaaattaaccagaaaagctagcatgttgctaaaacactagCCTAACTCAAAATTGGCCcgaaaaaccttagtaaatgccaaagtaggCAAAAAGGCTAACAcgatgctaaaatactagcgtAACTCCATAGTAGCCCTCCATAGTAgtggctaaaatactagctttaTTCCATagtagcataaaaaacctcattagatgcaAAATAACCAAACATTAGATACCaaatatgttagcatgttgctaaaatattagctacactcaagaatagccaaaaaaatcttgtaatctgccaaattaaccaaaaatgtcagcattaagctgaaatattagcaaaattaaaaattagccataaaaacctcagtagcattaCTGTCCTTAACAtactgaacgttttgatacctaATTGCATGTTTTGCAGAAATTGCACAAGTATTTGAAgaatatgggaaaaaaatagcaaaatttgCACTAGATTTCAATAattgtgtaaaatgtcaaaaattgcGCAAAAACGTTCAATGTACGAATACCATAAGTACAAGCAGCACTTTCcttaacaagctgaacgttttgataccaagattgcttaaatcactgaaagtattcttgagtttttaggaatcaaaaacatacagaagaataaataaagaataataataaggaGAGacactaaacattcacacaatgactTTTGTTCTACCACTCTTCCATCAGGCGGCCCTCTATGTCactagtcgtgtttccattaactctgaaatttcgaaaaacggaatttcgatattaaattatcctaatggaaacaccacaatttcgaaaaaactcgcctttttcgaaataaagtttttgcgcttagaggaggtggtatttgggccgtatcgaaacagtagtttttcgaaaaactgtaatggaaacacttttttcgaaacaaacgagtcacgtgaccattaaccggatatgaCGTTTCGGActggaagcaggaaaagctggtcaaatgcgctttttcacagcaactggctgccttgagcaccgcacagctcatcaaaagttgagcgtgtcatgcgaaaatgctgaatccacagctcttcggtgaattcttcaaccacgattccccaaaactgtttgactctacgtcgctcccacgtttaaggagcctgccgctccaaggctcggatcagacgtagacgtcttctctgatgggaaggatgagagctagctccgtggcagaaatgtgaatgaatctactgcacatgaaaatagtgtttatatccgtcgtcatgtttttttaatgacttatcgcgggaattacttcgagtttttcgcataatcatggtttaatggaaacgctgttttttcgaaacattgttttatcgaaattctagaaatttcgaaaaagttttgcgcaaaagtgtaatggaaacgcagctattgaTGACAACAAGCGCACATGCAGCAAGAGCCCACTGAAGGCAGACTTCCAACCCCTGAGAATTCCCCAAAACGCAACTCTGTTGGGCCAGGCTGTGGTGGGCAGCTCCTCTGCACCTGGACAAGGACTCCTGGTGAACACCTGGGTTGGAGATCTGCCTGACAAGTCAGGTGAGGGAGTACACACGGTCCATTTCAGCAGAACCGGCTGAGAAGAACTCTACTAAGAGAAAAATTCAGGATTATTTTGCGACTTGatgtgtatttctaaacaaatgtctaaatgtgtaaaccaaaATTGTAATGAATGAAGttgaaaagaatagaaaaaaatgtaaatcatatTGCTCCGGGCTCTGGTGAACTGAATCGAATCTGTAAGTTATTGACAACACCCAGCCCTACTAAAAAGTCTTTTATATTAACCctaatgtgactttttttccccatcatcCTCCAGGACAGTTTATGAGTGTCATCACGGAATTCGGATGCATTCCTGTGACCACAAACTATAAAACAAAGGAGTTTGGATGGGTGGGAACAAAGTAAGTTTCAGTATTAAAGTCAGAGAAGCAAAAATGTATCGTGTGTGTACGCATCCACTGATTCTCTTATCTTTTCATCAGTTACTTCAATAACGTGATTGGAATTACCAATCCCGATCTGCTCGAGCCCCCAACGTTCTGTGCAGATGCTGTGATGGACGTGGAAGCAGAGCCTAGAGATTATCTCGGCCTTCTTGTCAAGAAAAATTGAGACGACTGATCTACAGTTACCTTCGATTAAACAGTCTTACCTCTTTCACTGGAAtactttttcagacattttgtctttttcctaaAAACTTTCTGTGAAAACTTTCTTCCATGTATCTATTCTATTACAAAAAGTTTTTGACTTTCCAATCATCATCACTACAAAAGTAGTACTGTCTGTACTGGGGATCAAGCATTGTCTCATTAAAAGCCTGAGAAATATTGAATCAGGGTTGCAGTGGTATTTCTTAACCTTTTTGGTTAATGTTGAATTCCATATATGTcggcaggggcggagctacaaggTGAGGGAGGGGGCCGCTCCCTCTCCAGCAAAAGTCATACCATATTTTTTGCATGTATCTACACACAATACGCCATGTTGAgatacaacctttttttttaatataatgaatCTGGCTTTAAAGCCCAATAATAAGAGcattaactagaaaagttgcactacctgcgataatgcaatTGTGAattctttttgctgaatgtggcaaagctgtttgctgaagatgctgaagaaattaACCTTAATTGCTGAAAGAATTTGCGGAAAATGCCGAAGCCGTTTGTATAATACTTAAGTtgctaaaggacttaaagttgcagaaagtaTGTGTAACCCTAGTAAAGTTACTTAGTTTTTTCCCTTAACATTCCCTTTAAACAGGGTGTAATTTTCAGTTTCTCCACTAGTGGCAGTAGATATTttagacattgttttttttaatttgttcggAGTGATCATCCTGTCATTGTATCGATCTTTGACGCTTTCCTCATGAGCGAGAAGCAGCGAGtgagagggagaaaaaagacCCGAGCGAGGTAAAAAGTGTgaaattgtagtttattaaaccaatatttgagctaagtttgacaaaaaaactaatttccaACAGTTAGTGGGAAGAAGATAAATCTGGAGAAAACCAAGGGTGGAGTTTGAAAAGTGTGGAAGAGTTCGTTATCTCGGTGAGTGGTAACCGCATTTTGTGTTATATATAATGCCAGTAAATTGTATCGACTGATTAAAACAATAGGGAAAATGGAAActtaatgttataaaaaaaaaccagtTGAGGTAACTAAGGAAATATGTGAATAATatacagtatgttttttttttttgttgaagtttcatttgtgaAGTCTCCTCAGTTCACCACGTGTTGCAGGCTAAATACCCTGTAAGCTAGTTTTGACTTGTCGGGTTTTTGCAcgttatttaattttattgtgtaTGTTACTCCTCTTGAGCTCGACGAAAGGCACAAATGGTTCTTGGTTTTTAACAGACATTTATTCGGACACAAGGATTCTTNTGCAGGCTAAACACCCTGTAAGCTAGTTTtgacttgtcattttttttgcatgttatttaattttattgtgtattttgagtttaactttCTGAAAAGGAAAAGACTATGAACCAATTGAActaatgttaaaaggttactatggacaatatttaattatttctgcacatttgtgtagactgttttctttttttcctggagtTCACCTGGATCCCGGCCTTCATCTTCTCATCTCTAATCCCCTCATCTCATCTCTCATCACCACCTTCTGGAAATCTCGGTTTGGACATTAAGTTGgtttctttaaatcattttgagtgcactcaagggttttattatttttttcttaaaaaaaaagaattgaactCGAGAAATTGTAGAAAAACTTTTATCTGAGatctcagttttatttgaacatttttttcatgtcagtggccacttgtttttgttttgggttcAAATTCTACATACTTGGAAATAATTGTGATCTACATTGAGTTTTTGCAAACtgtacttacattttttttgtcataatctCAAATAATAATTCAGTTTTAGTTAAACTGTTATTGTTTTGGTGTGATTTCTTGGGGTGtactatttaaaattttagaatATATGACTGTGAACAATCTTCTCATCTAACCTAGAGCTAGAGTAACTCCATTTGATGGTATTTAGAGCTGCCACACACAACAGCAGCACTTAGGGGGTTACAAGTAAATTTATGAAAAGCCTTTATAGCTTATGTAATGCTAATGGTAATCAATATTATAAACTTACCGCATATTTTGAATATGATTCTATCATGTTTCCAGTATATGAATCattgaaaaggattttttttgtagttgacAGATGATCGCAGAACTCTTAAACACCAGTAGGGGTCAGTGTACTCTGATTAATCAAAATGAAGTTTgaaggacaaaacaaaaacgatTTTTAAGCTCTGACTTCTTATTCATTGTTTATTCAGGTGATTAAATGATCCAAAGAGAACAGactcagtttttttgttcaatcttTTATTCAGTGAACCTCAGGACTCCAAAGAGCAAAATTTGAAAGCAATCAGTCTTTTAGTCTTACAAGCTGAAggtgttatatatatatatatatatatattttagggctgtcagatttgtcgcgttaaaaacgcattaatctgacacgtgcttgacgccgacaatttttttgacgcattaatcgctgattttccatagactgtttataatggggggacctcatagctcgataggtccattatttttacagtcaatgggattttctcatacgtgcttttccataccgcgcgcgcaggcgtccctcgTCGTcctctcaccggctgctctcactcgatcacgggcgggtctccaacctccgagctgctagctagaaccggcccggcgctaggacctggagagctcctgcaccctaacccggctccggttcgcgtccagtaccacgtctggtggtaccggctcgcgtccggcgccgcgtcccgagagctgcggacccccgacgttctgaacagccagcacaccgggggacgttttaaatgttctggaggtcgagctgcagccagagaacacggcggcagtaacagactgtcaaactatccacagagtatcccgcttttctcagtctttaaggttttaaaaaacaaaagttaattggaaatgataaatctctatttcatttattactgtagttcagcagaggaggaaaagatttggtcctgacaaaaaatgaacatgaaagtgttatggaaattttattttgatgttt is from Oryzias melastigma strain HK-1 unplaced genomic scaffold, ASM292280v2 sc00346, whole genome shotgun sequence and encodes:
- the LOC112141552 gene encoding ependymin-2, yielding MKLEVVLACLVVSCLAEKPRPCTSPPLLTGELSMYSQDERIGILGKYLYDALGQRVRLFEMGIYENRSFTADVLLHFREAALYVIDDNKRTCSKSPLKADFQPLRIPQNATLLGQAVVGSSSAPGQGLLVNTWVGDLPDKSGQFMSVITEFGCIPVTTNYKTKEFGWVGTNYFNNVIGITNPDLLEPPTFCADAVMDVEAEPRDYLGLLVKKN